The following proteins come from a genomic window of Gynuella sunshinyii YC6258:
- a CDS encoding FeoA family protein — translation MVLSQLQKGHVAKIHRVTHPHSETQEQLISLGFDPGETVQLMMKAPFGNPMQIKVGSTLIAIHATDAQHVHLCESECKDHAV, via the coding sequence ATGGTGTTATCACAGTTACAAAAGGGACATGTCGCGAAAATTCATCGGGTAACCCACCCCCACAGTGAAACCCAAGAGCAGCTGATTAGCCTGGGGTTTGATCCGGGAGAAACTGTGCAGTTAATGATGAAAGCCCCATTTGGGAATCCTATGCAAATTAAAGTGGGATCAACACTTATTGCGATTCATGCCACAGATGCTCAGCACGTACATTTATGCGAGTCGGAATGTAAGGATCATGCAGTATGA
- a CDS encoding FAD-binding and (Fe-S)-binding domain-containing protein, giving the protein MESSSSQAWSQFLSVVRQHFKPENIIQEYTYRYAYSTDASFYRLIPELILIAVSEQQVITVLQAATELSVAITFRAAGTSLSGQAVSNSVLLMLDQSWNRIQVDLQGQIVHLQPGVIGADANRKLKPFGRKIGPDPASIDSCKIGGIVANNSSGMCCGTAHNTYHTLHGIRVILADGTLLDTRDSNSVETFRVSHAKLLAELSTLSEQVRQNPELKARIEHKYRLKNTTGYSINALVDFKDPVDILTHLIVGSEGTLGFISEVSYHTVPDHANKASALVIFSDIEAACNAVLASKALPVDAMELMDNRSLKAVADKPGLSRLGFQLDLENDECCALLIDIRGADAQTLKQNIEQVSSVLSGFELLAEAVFSQDADIISTYWDIRKGLFPAVGAVRPAGTTVIIEDVAFPLERLEQGVHALQQLFDQYHYNEAIIFGHALAGNLHFVFTQSFETTKEINRYERFMADVCQLVAVDYQGSLKAEHGTGRNMAPFVELEWGKDAYAIMTQIKHIFDPAGVLNPGVILNDDPSAHVQSLKKMPAVDILVDRCIECGFCEPVCPSRNLTLTPRQRITLYRHIGELKANGQTQRLAEVSRAYQYAGIDTCAATGLCAQKCPVSINTGDFIRKLRQQQNRRWKPVAVMVADHFTAAAAVTRGVLKIAEVGSRMVGEESLEKISSSVHRMSGSRTPLWVREMPSARKTAKLTSPPEIMSARQEFVYWPSCISRNLSPSRHDSLLPLPELILKLCEQAEINVRVLSDPGLCCGQPFESKGFLEVAEQKRQQTYRQLMEISDNGKIPILVDTSPCALKYFDQTEFRLYEPFEFALEYLVPILPIQPLDRKVALHVTCSTRRMGLLNAAVDLAQRCAAEVCVPEGIECCGFAGDKGFVVPELNQTALADLKRQIKGCVEGYSTSMTCECGLTRHAGISYRSILYLLAAAVR; this is encoded by the coding sequence ATGGAATCCTCTTCTTCTCAAGCCTGGTCACAATTTCTGTCTGTTGTTCGTCAGCACTTTAAACCGGAAAACATCATCCAGGAATATACCTATCGGTATGCTTATTCAACAGATGCCAGCTTTTATCGGTTGATACCCGAGCTTATCCTGATTGCTGTTTCAGAGCAGCAGGTAATTACTGTTTTGCAGGCTGCAACTGAATTGTCAGTGGCCATTACTTTCCGCGCAGCGGGAACGAGTCTCTCGGGTCAGGCGGTCTCCAATAGTGTGCTATTGATGCTGGATCAGAGCTGGAATCGCATTCAGGTTGATCTGCAGGGACAAATAGTGCATTTGCAACCGGGCGTCATCGGAGCGGATGCAAATCGTAAACTCAAACCTTTTGGCCGGAAAATTGGTCCTGACCCTGCGTCTATCGATTCCTGTAAAATTGGCGGAATCGTCGCTAATAATTCAAGTGGGATGTGCTGTGGTACAGCCCATAATACTTATCACACCCTTCATGGAATCAGAGTTATTTTAGCTGATGGTACCCTGTTGGATACTCGTGATAGCAACAGTGTGGAAACCTTTCGGGTATCACATGCAAAATTATTGGCTGAGCTATCGACATTATCGGAGCAAGTCAGGCAGAACCCTGAATTAAAGGCCAGAATCGAACACAAATACCGACTCAAGAACACGACCGGTTATAGCATTAATGCGCTGGTTGACTTTAAAGATCCTGTCGACATTCTGACCCATCTCATTGTGGGTTCGGAAGGGACTTTAGGGTTTATCTCCGAAGTCAGTTATCACACAGTGCCGGATCATGCCAATAAGGCCAGTGCGCTGGTCATTTTTTCTGATATTGAGGCAGCCTGTAACGCTGTTCTGGCGTCAAAAGCACTACCTGTTGACGCAATGGAGTTGATGGACAACAGAAGCCTGAAAGCAGTTGCCGATAAACCCGGATTGAGTCGTTTGGGTTTTCAACTGGACCTGGAAAACGATGAGTGCTGTGCACTGTTGATCGATATTCGTGGTGCCGATGCACAGACTCTAAAGCAAAATATTGAGCAGGTGTCTTCAGTGTTATCCGGCTTTGAATTGTTGGCAGAGGCAGTGTTTAGCCAGGATGCCGATATCATCAGTACGTACTGGGATATTCGCAAAGGTCTGTTTCCTGCTGTCGGCGCTGTACGCCCGGCCGGTACCACAGTCATAATTGAGGATGTTGCATTTCCCCTGGAACGGTTGGAGCAGGGGGTGCATGCTCTTCAGCAGCTATTTGACCAATATCACTACAACGAAGCCATTATCTTTGGTCATGCCTTGGCTGGAAATCTGCATTTCGTCTTTACCCAATCCTTTGAGACCACCAAGGAGATCAATCGCTACGAACGGTTCATGGCAGATGTCTGTCAGCTGGTGGCGGTTGATTATCAGGGGTCCCTGAAGGCTGAACATGGAACCGGTCGAAATATGGCGCCTTTCGTGGAGTTGGAGTGGGGCAAGGATGCATATGCCATTATGACTCAGATAAAGCATATTTTTGATCCAGCGGGAGTACTCAATCCCGGAGTTATTCTGAATGATGATCCTTCGGCTCATGTTCAAAGTCTGAAAAAAATGCCAGCAGTCGATATTTTAGTGGATCGATGTATTGAGTGCGGATTTTGCGAGCCGGTATGTCCATCCCGAAACCTGACGCTAACACCTAGGCAGCGTATAACGTTGTATCGGCATATCGGTGAGTTGAAGGCGAATGGACAGACACAACGTTTAGCTGAGGTGTCCAGGGCCTATCAATACGCTGGTATTGATACCTGCGCTGCAACTGGATTGTGTGCGCAGAAATGTCCTGTTTCGATTAACACCGGGGACTTTATCCGAAAACTCAGGCAGCAGCAAAATCGACGCTGGAAGCCTGTTGCTGTTATGGTGGCGGATCACTTTACTGCTGCAGCGGCTGTGACAAGGGGAGTGTTGAAGATTGCCGAAGTTGGTAGTCGGATGGTTGGTGAAGAATCATTGGAAAAAATTTCATCGTCCGTCCACCGGATGTCGGGGAGTCGGACGCCATTGTGGGTGCGGGAAATGCCGTCAGCCAGAAAGACTGCAAAGCTGACCAGTCCTCCAGAGATCATGTCGGCGAGACAGGAGTTCGTATACTGGCCATCCTGCATCAGTCGTAATTTGTCGCCTTCCCGGCATGATTCATTGCTGCCATTGCCCGAGCTGATACTGAAACTGTGCGAGCAGGCTGAAATAAATGTTCGTGTACTGAGTGACCCGGGGTTGTGCTGTGGTCAGCCATTTGAGTCGAAAGGCTTTCTTGAGGTGGCCGAACAAAAGCGACAGCAGACTTATCGGCAGCTGATGGAAATCAGCGATAACGGTAAAATACCCATTTTGGTGGACACATCGCCCTGTGCGTTAAAGTATTTTGATCAGACGGAGTTCCGACTGTATGAGCCTTTTGAGTTCGCGCTGGAATATTTAGTGCCGATACTGCCTATTCAACCATTGGATCGGAAAGTTGCGCTTCATGTCACCTGCAGTACCCGACGCATGGGGTTGTTGAACGCTGCTGTTGATCTGGCTCAGCGGTGTGCAGCGGAGGTGTGTGTTCCTGAAGGTATTGAATGCTGCGGTTTTGCCGGTGATAAAGGGTTCGTGGTCCCGGAGTTGAATCAGACGGCACTGGCTGACTTAAAGCGACAGATCAAAGGGTGCGTTGAGGGTTATTCAACCAGTATGACTTGTGAATGCGGGTTAACACGCCACGCTGGGATATCCTATCGGTCCATTCTATATTTGTTAGCAGCCGCTGTGCGGTAG
- a CDS encoding YqaA family protein, with the protein MMFDADFWVLFSSGFLSATLLPGNSEILLLGFLMKGAEILPAWISVTSGNTLGAVTSFLVGALLRRGYSLKFATVHQRSGQWVQKYGMFVLLFSWVPVIGDPLVLAAGFHRLNFMLSLLFVFVGKSIRYFVLVIPFLS; encoded by the coding sequence ATGATGTTTGACGCGGATTTCTGGGTTTTGTTCTCAAGTGGTTTTCTGTCAGCAACGTTACTGCCTGGGAATTCAGAGATTCTGTTACTTGGTTTTTTGATGAAAGGAGCGGAAATCCTGCCGGCCTGGATTTCCGTTACTTCAGGCAATACGTTAGGGGCCGTTACCTCCTTCTTGGTAGGGGCTCTGTTACGTAGAGGGTATTCGTTAAAATTTGCAACGGTCCATCAGCGTTCTGGTCAATGGGTTCAAAAATATGGCATGTTTGTGTTGCTGTTTAGCTGGGTTCCTGTGATCGGCGATCCGCTGGTTCTTGCTGCCGGCTTCCACCGACTCAACTTTATGTTGAGTCTCTTATTTGTTTTTGTTGGTAAATCAATTCGTTATTTCGTTCTTGTGATACCGTTTCTAAGCTGA
- a CDS encoding phosphomannomutase/phosphoglucomutase, translating into MAELTCFKAYDIRGELGKELNADIAYRIGRAYAEFFKPKTIVVGGDVRATSEELKLAFANGIRDFGADVIDIGLCGTEEIYFATSHLKVDGGCMVTASHNPINYNGMKMVREGARPISEDTGLKQIKTLAEKNQFSDTGSRGTLTKLDNSAAYIEHLLGYVDLKQLQPMKIVVNAGNGVAGPTIDRLEAAFKAAGAPVEFIKIFNEPDGTFPNGIPNPLLHEQQPVTGNAVIENHADLGIAWDGDYDRCFMWDSEGTFIEGYYIVGLLAEAFLQTNPGSKIVYDPRLTWNTVDIVKANGGEPVMSKSGHSFIKEKMRAEDAIYGGEMSAHHYFRDFSYCDSGMIPWLLVIDLLSRKQVSLTSLTQQRLSTYPSPGEINSKVKDADASIERVYNAFKADAIVEDRTDGISLEFKDWRFNLRKSNTEPVVRLNVETRGNKQLMQEKTDELLALVRA; encoded by the coding sequence ATGGCTGAGTTAACCTGCTTCAAAGCCTACGACATCCGTGGTGAACTCGGAAAAGAACTAAATGCCGATATTGCCTATCGTATCGGCCGCGCATACGCAGAATTCTTCAAACCTAAAACAATCGTGGTCGGCGGAGATGTTCGTGCCACGTCCGAGGAACTGAAACTGGCATTCGCAAACGGCATACGCGATTTTGGTGCAGATGTTATAGATATCGGCCTGTGTGGTACCGAAGAAATCTATTTTGCCACTTCTCATTTGAAGGTTGATGGTGGTTGCATGGTCACGGCCAGTCATAATCCCATTAACTATAACGGCATGAAGATGGTCAGGGAGGGTGCCCGCCCCATTTCAGAAGACACTGGCCTCAAACAAATCAAAACTCTGGCAGAAAAAAACCAGTTCAGTGATACCGGTAGTCGGGGAACTCTGACCAAACTCGATAATAGCGCCGCTTATATTGAACATCTGCTGGGTTATGTTGACCTTAAACAGCTACAACCGATGAAGATCGTGGTAAACGCTGGCAACGGTGTTGCCGGACCAACGATCGACCGATTGGAGGCAGCTTTCAAAGCAGCTGGTGCACCTGTTGAGTTCATTAAGATCTTCAACGAACCTGATGGCACCTTTCCCAACGGTATTCCAAACCCCCTGTTACATGAACAACAACCGGTTACCGGGAACGCCGTTATTGAAAATCATGCCGATCTGGGAATCGCCTGGGATGGCGACTATGACCGCTGCTTCATGTGGGATTCCGAAGGTACGTTTATAGAAGGTTATTACATTGTGGGCCTGCTGGCTGAAGCATTTCTGCAAACCAATCCCGGCAGCAAAATCGTTTATGATCCAAGACTGACCTGGAATACTGTCGATATCGTCAAAGCCAACGGCGGTGAACCTGTTATGTCCAAGTCAGGCCATTCTTTCATTAAAGAAAAAATGCGTGCTGAGGATGCCATCTATGGCGGTGAAATGAGTGCCCACCATTACTTCAGAGACTTCTCCTATTGCGATTCCGGCATGATCCCATGGTTGCTGGTCATCGATCTGTTGTCACGCAAGCAAGTCAGCCTGACGTCGCTGACCCAACAACGGCTGTCCACATACCCGTCTCCAGGCGAAATCAACAGCAAAGTGAAGGATGCAGACGCCTCAATTGAAAGAGTCTATAACGCGTTTAAAGCAGACGCGATTGTAGAAGACCGAACCGATGGCATCTCACTGGAATTCAAGGACTGGCGCTTCAACCTGCGTAAGTCCAATACCGAACCAGTTGTCAGACTCAATGTCGAAACCCGTGGCAACAAGCAATTGATGCAGGAAAAGACTGACGAACTGCTGGCTCTGGTCCGGGCCTGA
- a CDS encoding chemotaxis protein CheX — translation MADFQALPQKPFLKQEAHQAAVTGFIRMEGEQAICTIAIHFSESAILKIGSVMLQETLTVIDEGVADLVGEITNMVTGATKKILWDKGFGFELSRPEIFLQQSEYRHVLPHKVVVVPFQSDFGDFQIEACMKDIRKPAAWGKYSDHRQIV, via the coding sequence ATGGCTGATTTTCAGGCGTTACCGCAGAAACCCTTTCTGAAGCAGGAGGCTCATCAGGCTGCTGTCACTGGTTTTATACGTATGGAGGGGGAGCAGGCTATTTGTACGATTGCCATCCATTTTTCTGAAAGTGCGATATTGAAAATAGGGTCAGTCATGTTACAAGAGACGTTGACGGTGATCGATGAAGGCGTTGCTGATCTGGTTGGAGAGATTACCAATATGGTGACGGGAGCCACCAAAAAAATTCTTTGGGATAAAGGTTTTGGATTCGAGCTGTCCAGACCAGAGATCTTCCTGCAGCAGAGCGAGTACCGCCACGTTTTGCCGCATAAAGTAGTCGTGGTGCCCTTTCAGTCTGATTTTGGTGATTTTCAGATTGAAGCCTGTATGAAAGATATTCGAAAACCGGCCGCCTGGGGTAAATATTCGGATCATCGTCAAATAGTCTGA
- the phnP gene encoding phosphonate metabolism protein PhnP, with product MKLTFLGTGDSQQVPVYGCECKACQRARLISSYIRRPACALIQHDNNMILLDAGLTDLSQRFNPGDLNAILLTHFDMDHIQGLFHFRRGMNDVIPVYCPPDPQSPKTLFSEPGILDFQPTVEAFKVFQAGIFNITPLPLLHNRPTYGYCVESPSHRMAYLTDTRGLPEQSQKFLQQWQPEVLVIDCTHPPGMVNHQHHNDFDEVIEIVRKIQPETTYLTHISHAMDLFLIEHFKRLPMHIHVAVDQLTIRLENLSGNLRSKLGT from the coding sequence ATGAAACTTACCTTTCTGGGAACCGGTGACTCACAACAGGTTCCGGTATACGGCTGCGAGTGCAAAGCCTGTCAACGCGCTCGTTTAATCTCCTCCTATATTCGTCGCCCAGCCTGCGCACTGATACAACATGATAATAATATGATCCTGCTGGATGCAGGGCTCACCGACCTAAGTCAGCGGTTTAATCCGGGAGATCTGAACGCAATTCTGCTAACACATTTTGATATGGATCATATTCAAGGTCTCTTTCACTTTCGGCGCGGTATGAATGATGTCATCCCGGTGTATTGCCCTCCTGATCCACAGTCACCGAAAACATTATTTTCAGAACCTGGCATATTGGACTTTCAACCCACGGTAGAAGCTTTCAAGGTTTTCCAGGCAGGTATCTTTAATATTACGCCGCTCCCCTTGCTGCATAATCGCCCGACCTACGGATACTGTGTTGAATCACCCTCTCATCGGATGGCCTATCTGACAGATACCAGGGGCCTGCCGGAACAGAGCCAAAAATTCCTCCAACAGTGGCAACCGGAAGTACTGGTTATCGATTGCACTCACCCACCAGGTATGGTGAATCATCAGCATCATAACGATTTTGACGAAGTCATAGAGATCGTACGCAAAATACAACCAGAAACGACCTACCTTACCCATATCAGCCATGCCATGGATTTATTTCTGATCGAACATTTCAAACGCCTGCCAATGCATATTCACGTTGCCGTGGATCAGTTGACCATTCGCCTTGAAAATCTATCGGGCAACCTTCGCTCTAAACTCGGAACCTGA